One Sphingobacteruim zhuxiongii DNA window includes the following coding sequences:
- a CDS encoding DNA polymerase III subunit, with protein MQFNRIIGHQALKEQLVSTVKENRVSHAQLFLGPEGSGSLALALAYAQFINCEDKQATDSCGKCSSCIKYEKLIHPDLHFSYPFFAKKADETATTYMEEWRKAFLDNPYLSLNHWRGQLEADNKQANINIAEAHDIIKKLSLKAFEAEYKVLIMWLPEYLDTQGNALLKLIEEPPAKTLFLLVAENQDKILNTIISRTQLVKVNKLSHEELATYLVQEKHLSSDRANEIAFIADGNIQEAIDQLAEESNTHFDLLIRWFRFIVTDSGLNIIQLCEEELSKLGRENQKIFIIYCINVLRQIVLVQNGASNMLFLKGQELEFVQKFSEITSLEQLTEAIDLLEKTHYSVERNANPKILFLDLSLQLVLLFKYKSSLKETQYI; from the coding sequence ATGCAGTTTAATAGGATAATAGGGCATCAAGCATTAAAAGAACAGCTTGTTTCTACAGTAAAAGAAAATCGGGTCAGCCATGCGCAGCTCTTTCTCGGTCCCGAGGGTTCAGGAAGTCTTGCACTTGCGCTTGCCTATGCTCAATTTATCAACTGCGAAGATAAACAAGCAACGGATAGTTGCGGCAAATGTTCCTCTTGTATCAAATATGAGAAATTAATCCATCCAGATTTACATTTTTCCTATCCCTTTTTTGCGAAGAAAGCTGATGAAACAGCTACTACCTACATGGAGGAGTGGCGTAAAGCTTTTCTAGATAATCCTTATCTAAGTTTAAATCATTGGCGTGGACAACTTGAAGCGGATAACAAACAAGCCAACATCAATATCGCTGAGGCGCACGACATCATCAAAAAACTTAGCCTGAAGGCATTTGAAGCCGAATATAAGGTGCTTATCATGTGGTTGCCCGAATACTTAGATACGCAGGGGAATGCGCTTCTGAAATTAATTGAAGAACCTCCTGCAAAGACCTTATTTCTACTCGTTGCTGAAAATCAAGATAAAATCTTGAATACAATTATTTCTAGAACACAACTAGTGAAGGTCAACAAGCTGAGTCATGAGGAACTAGCAACTTACTTAGTTCAGGAAAAACACTTATCGTCAGATCGCGCTAACGAAATCGCTTTTATTGCTGATGGGAATATTCAGGAAGCGATCGATCAATTAGCGGAAGAATCGAATACACATTTCGATCTACTCATTCGTTGGTTTCGGTTTATAGTAACGGATTCTGGTCTTAATATTATTCAGTTATGTGAAGAAGAGCTGAGTAAACTCGGTAGAGAAAATCAGAAAATTTTCATAATCTACTGTATAAATGTTCTTCGTCAAATAGTTTTAGTACAGAATGGCGCATCCAACATGTTGTTTTTAAAGGGCCAGGAGCTTGAATTTGTTCAAAAGTTTAGTGAAATAACTAGCTTAGAGCAATTGACGGAAGCGATCGACCTCTTGGAAAAAACGCATTATTCTGTCGAAAGAAATGCAAATCCTAAAATATTATTTTTAGATTTATCTTTGCAGTTAGTTTTATTGTTTAAATACAAGTCGTCTCTTAAGGAGACTCAATATATATAA
- the lpxK gene encoding tetraacyldisaccharide 4'-kinase: MLILRWLLLPFTILYTLIIWVRNQCYDLGILTSKTFPVNTVVIGNLAVGGAGKSPLVQLLVDKLQADYRLATLSRGYGRKTKGFRLVQVSDSVEHVGDEPLQLKKKHPNITVAVDENRAEGIEILQKEHNLILLDDAFQHRKVKPTCSILLFEYYSLLKPILLLPTGNFRDGFNQTKRADIILITKCPENISKENKDKIERKIRKQNKTAEIFYSYIVYKPLRPLTVAPAIEDLTDHTVILFTGIANPKPLEGYLSKQGIPFIHIAFPDHHNYSNSDYNKVLDAFKSVDSNRKIILTTEKDAQRLDLAKFSNIPLYYIPIETRIDQETRFLSKLDTLLNHNS; encoded by the coding sequence ATGCTAATCTTACGATGGTTATTACTCCCGTTTACCATCCTCTATACCCTAATTATTTGGGTTAGAAATCAATGTTATGATCTCGGCATATTGACTTCAAAAACCTTTCCTGTAAACACTGTCGTTATTGGTAATTTGGCTGTCGGAGGCGCAGGTAAATCTCCCTTGGTTCAATTACTTGTTGACAAATTGCAAGCAGATTATCGCCTTGCAACCCTTAGCAGAGGTTATGGTCGAAAAACAAAGGGTTTTCGGTTAGTTCAGGTTTCGGACAGCGTTGAGCATGTTGGAGATGAGCCTTTGCAATTAAAAAAAAAACATCCGAATATTACCGTAGCGGTTGATGAGAATAGGGCAGAAGGTATTGAGATTCTTCAAAAAGAGCATAACCTAATCCTGTTAGATGATGCCTTTCAACATCGGAAAGTTAAGCCCACATGTTCTATACTCCTTTTTGAATATTATTCCCTACTAAAACCAATACTTCTTTTACCAACTGGAAATTTTCGTGATGGCTTCAATCAGACTAAACGTGCTGATATCATCTTGATTACAAAGTGTCCCGAGAATATCAGTAAGGAAAATAAAGATAAAATCGAGCGTAAGATTCGAAAACAGAACAAGACAGCAGAGATTTTCTACTCTTATATAGTATATAAGCCTCTTCGGCCACTTACAGTGGCTCCAGCGATCGAAGATCTCACAGACCACACAGTTATCCTGTTTACCGGAATAGCCAATCCTAAGCCTTTAGAGGGCTATCTATCAAAACAGGGGATTCCTTTTATACATATAGCATTTCCTGATCATCATAATTATAGCAATTCGGACTACAATAAGGTATTGGATGCATTTAAAAGCGTAGATTCAAATCGAAAGATTATCCTCACAACAGAGAAAGACGCTCAACGTTTAGATTTAGCCAAGTTTTCTAATATCCCGCTCTATTACATCCCGATTGAAACCAGAATTGATCAGGAGACACGCTTTCTTTCCAAATTAGACACGCTGCTTAATCATAACAGTTAG
- a CDS encoding gliding motility lipoprotein GldH translates to MKTCIGLFFILTLLVSSCQDGYFFEKNIDIPNQSWEYKNKPAFEVQITDKNVKFDVYVNLRHNAYYPFSNIYLLLHEKGKGLKDTAYRHEIKLAELDGRWTGRSAGNLYEQSVLIKESYSFPDTGKYKFSIEQNMRENPLHGVNDVGLKLIKK, encoded by the coding sequence ATGAAGACATGTATTGGTTTGTTTTTTATTCTGACCTTATTGGTTAGTTCTTGCCAGGATGGATATTTCTTTGAGAAAAATATCGATATTCCCAATCAAAGTTGGGAATACAAGAACAAGCCTGCTTTTGAAGTTCAGATAACCGATAAAAACGTCAAATTTGATGTTTATGTCAATCTTCGTCATAATGCTTACTACCCCTTCTCGAATATCTATTTGCTATTGCACGAGAAAGGGAAAGGATTAAAAGATACCGCTTATAGACATGAAATAAAGCTTGCGGAATTAGATGGACGTTGGACCGGACGATCTGCTGGCAATCTATACGAGCAATCGGTTTTAATTAAAGAAAGCTACAGCTTTCCGGATACCGGAAAATATAAGTTTTCTATTGAACAAAATATGCGTGAGAACCCACTTCATGGTGTTAATGATGTGGGTCTTAAGCTTATCAAAAAGTAA
- a CDS encoding CAP domain-containing protein, with protein sequence MRYLLLAIILWANPLFAQKNIKIDRSEAKQAYEYLNKIRTNPEKYRRSLQISNINKVTRTKLSWNNKLAKAAEYRAYDMANRNYFDHTNPEGIGPNFYIQEAGYDLNKDWLKRKSNNNFESIAANHESGNDAIDAFIIGHGSPGKMHRKHLLGMDQWNGSLQDVGIGFARVPRGSTYKTYICVIIAKHDW encoded by the coding sequence ATGCGTTATTTATTACTTGCTATAATCCTTTGGGCTAATCCCCTATTTGCACAGAAAAACATCAAGATCGACCGCTCCGAGGCTAAACAAGCCTATGAGTACCTCAATAAAATTCGGACTAATCCAGAGAAATATCGGCGTTCTTTGCAAATTTCAAATATTAATAAAGTTACACGGACGAAATTAAGCTGGAACAACAAACTGGCCAAGGCGGCGGAGTATAGGGCTTATGATATGGCTAATCGAAATTACTTTGACCACACTAATCCAGAGGGCATTGGCCCGAATTTCTATATCCAAGAAGCAGGATATGACTTAAATAAAGACTGGTTGAAGCGAAAATCAAATAATAATTTTGAATCTATTGCAGCGAATCATGAAAGTGGAAATGACGCCATCGATGCGTTTATAATAGGGCATGGCTCTCCCGGAAAAATGCATAGAAAGCACCTTTTAGGGATGGATCAATGGAATGGTTCTCTTCAAGATGTAGGCATAGGCTTTGCCCGTGTTCCACGTGGTTCAACCTATAAAACCTATATCTGCGTGATTATTGCTAAGCATGATTGGTAA
- the dnaA gene encoding chromosomal replication initiator protein DnaA — translation MEKTCTSVWESCLAVIKDNIPTQSFKTWFEPVKAVRLEGNVLTIQVPSLFFYEWLEEHYVGILRKTVKKFLGEQGRLEYNIVVEKSSANTPYTTNIPSNGNGAEGKRQSIPVPVALNKNIKNPFVIPGLKKLQVDPQLNQNYTFDNFIEGECNRLARSAGYAVANKPGGTSFNPLMIYGDVGLGKTHLAQAIGNEIKRNLPDKLVIYVSCEKFCQQFVDSLKNNTINDFVNFYQAMDVIIMDDVHNFAGKEKTQDIFFHIFNHLHQTGKQIILTSDKAPKDLSGLEERLLSRFKWGLSADIQVPDLETRMAILKKKMYSDGIELPENVVEYVANQIDNSVRELEGAMVSLLAQSTLNKREIDLNLAKSMLKNFVKNTHKEISMEYIQKLVCEYFEVPVEMVKSKVRKREIVQARQISMYLAKNHTKSSLKSIGSFFGGRDHSTVIYACQTVEDLIETDKKFKTYVQDIQKKLKAS, via the coding sequence ATGGAAAAAACGTGTACAAGTGTTTGGGAAAGTTGTCTTGCGGTCATAAAAGATAACATACCGACACAAAGTTTTAAAACATGGTTCGAACCCGTTAAAGCTGTACGTCTTGAAGGAAACGTTTTAACTATTCAAGTACCTAGTTTGTTTTTCTACGAGTGGTTAGAAGAACATTACGTAGGTATCCTAAGAAAAACGGTTAAAAAGTTTTTAGGAGAGCAAGGTCGCTTAGAGTACAATATCGTAGTAGAGAAGTCCTCGGCAAACACTCCCTATACAACGAACATTCCTTCAAATGGAAATGGTGCAGAAGGCAAGAGACAATCTATTCCTGTTCCTGTAGCGCTTAATAAAAACATCAAGAATCCATTCGTGATTCCTGGCTTAAAGAAATTGCAAGTTGATCCGCAATTGAACCAAAACTATACATTCGACAATTTTATTGAAGGGGAGTGTAATCGTTTGGCTAGATCAGCAGGATATGCAGTAGCGAATAAACCGGGAGGTACATCATTTAATCCCTTGATGATTTATGGCGATGTAGGTTTGGGTAAGACACACCTTGCACAAGCAATCGGAAATGAAATCAAGCGTAATCTTCCAGACAAGCTCGTAATTTACGTGTCATGTGAGAAGTTCTGTCAACAGTTTGTTGACTCATTAAAGAACAACACGATCAATGACTTTGTAAATTTCTATCAAGCAATGGATGTCATCATTATGGATGATGTTCATAATTTTGCTGGTAAAGAGAAAACGCAGGATATCTTCTTCCATATCTTTAATCATTTGCATCAGACGGGCAAGCAGATTATCTTAACATCGGACAAGGCGCCAAAGGATCTGTCGGGATTAGAAGAACGCTTATTAAGCCGTTTTAAATGGGGCTTATCAGCGGATATTCAGGTTCCTGATCTAGAGACTCGTATGGCGATCTTAAAGAAAAAGATGTACTCGGACGGGATTGAGTTGCCAGAAAATGTGGTAGAGTATGTGGCAAATCAAATTGATAATTCGGTTCGTGAATTAGAGGGCGCTATGGTTTCTTTATTAGCACAATCTACATTGAACAAGCGAGAGATTGATTTGAACCTTGCAAAATCTATGTTGAAGAACTTTGTGAAGAATACCCACAAAGAGATTTCAATGGAATACATTCAAAAATTAGTTTGCGAATATTTCGAAGTACCAGTAGAAATGGTGAAGTCGAAAGTTCGGAAACGCGAAATTGTACAGGCGAGACAGATTTCTATGTATTTAGCTAAGAATCATACAAAATCATCGCTTAAATCGATAGGTAGTTTCTTTGGAGGACGTGATCACTCTACTGTAATCTATGCGTGTCAAACAGTTGAAGACTTAATCGAAACAGATAAGAAATTCAAGACTTACGTGCAAGATATTCAAAAGAAGTTAAAAGCTTCTTAA
- the dnaN gene encoding DNA polymerase III subunit beta, translated as MRFIVSTSILLKQLQSISGASSSSTVLPILENFLFEIKDNLLTISATDLQTSMVTSLQIEAKEEGRVAMPSKILIETLKTLPDQPVAFSVDMSTLAIEISAGDGKYKLSGENADDFPKIPVVDNISTVNLAAPVLLEAINKTIFAVSNDELRPAMSGVLVQLAEQTITFVATDAHKLVRYRRTDIGAEKPTSLILPKKALTLLKSSLPSDDVNVSIEYNNTNAFFQFGNISLICRLIDERYPDYEAVIPRLNPNKLTVDRSLFLNTLRRVVIFANKTTHQVRLKISGSELHISAEDLDFSNEAHERLSCQFEGEDMEIGFNAKFLVEMLNNLNCEEVVLEMSTPNRAGLLLPAIKEDGVDVLMLVMPVMLNNI; from the coding sequence ATGAGATTCATTGTATCCACCTCTATTTTATTAAAACAATTACAATCTATCAGCGGCGCTTCAAGCTCTAGCACGGTGCTCCCTATTTTAGAAAACTTTTTGTTTGAAATCAAAGACAACTTATTGACAATTTCAGCTACGGATTTACAAACCAGTATGGTTACGAGTTTGCAGATTGAAGCGAAAGAAGAAGGTCGTGTGGCAATGCCATCGAAAATCTTGATTGAAACGTTGAAAACGTTGCCAGATCAACCTGTTGCTTTTTCTGTAGACATGAGTACACTGGCGATTGAGATCAGTGCAGGCGATGGTAAGTATAAATTAAGCGGAGAAAATGCCGATGATTTCCCGAAAATCCCTGTTGTAGACAATATCTCAACGGTAAACCTTGCTGCACCAGTATTGTTAGAAGCAATTAACAAAACGATTTTTGCGGTAAGTAACGATGAACTTCGCCCGGCAATGTCTGGTGTATTAGTACAATTAGCGGAGCAGACCATAACTTTTGTAGCGACTGACGCTCATAAATTAGTTCGTTACCGTCGTACAGATATCGGTGCTGAAAAACCAACGTCATTAATCTTACCGAAGAAAGCGCTTACTTTATTGAAGTCATCTTTACCATCTGATGATGTGAATGTTTCAATTGAGTATAATAATACAAACGCATTCTTCCAATTCGGAAATATTAGCTTAATCTGTCGTTTAATCGATGAGCGTTACCCTGATTATGAAGCTGTAATACCTCGTTTAAATCCAAATAAGCTAACGGTAGATCGTTCACTGTTCTTAAATACATTACGTCGTGTTGTTATTTTCGCTAACAAAACAACACATCAAGTACGTTTAAAGATTTCTGGATCAGAGTTACACATTTCAGCAGAGGATCTAGACTTTTCTAATGAAGCACACGAGCGTCTAAGTTGTCAATTCGAAGGAGAAGACATGGAAATTGGTTTCAATGCGAAATTCTTAGTAGAGATGCTTAATAACTTAAACTGTGAGGAAGTTGTATTAGAGATGAGTACTCCTAATCGTGCAGGCCTATTGTTACCAGCGATTAAAGAAGATGGTGTTGACGTCTTGATGTTAGTGATGCCAGTGATGTTAAACAATATTTAA
- a CDS encoding DedA family protein, which translates to MELITTLIDFILHIDKHLVNITQEYQAWTYLILFLIIFAETGLVVTPFLPGDSVLFAAGALIAKPETNLNIFVMMGLLIAAAIIGDFVNYEIGKHFGARVFKPGSKIFKSAYLEKTQGFYQKYGLKTIIYARFVPIVRTFAPFVAGIVKMPYRQFGAYNIIGGVLWVALFLSVGYFFGQIPFVKNNFSLVVLAIICISLLPPIIEVLKGRFSKRQKLQ; encoded by the coding sequence ATGGAACTGATCACAACATTAATCGATTTTATCCTGCATATTGATAAGCATTTAGTCAATATTACGCAGGAATATCAAGCTTGGACCTACTTAATCCTTTTCCTGATTATTTTCGCTGAAACAGGTCTTGTCGTTACCCCTTTTCTTCCTGGCGATTCTGTTTTATTTGCTGCAGGGGCACTGATTGCTAAACCCGAAACCAATCTGAATATATTTGTGATGATGGGACTGTTGATTGCAGCTGCCATTATTGGAGATTTTGTGAACTATGAGATTGGGAAGCACTTTGGAGCAAGAGTTTTTAAGCCTGGATCCAAGATTTTTAAATCCGCTTATCTTGAAAAAACGCAAGGCTTCTATCAGAAATACGGACTAAAGACCATAATTTATGCTCGTTTTGTGCCAATCGTGCGCACTTTTGCCCCATTTGTAGCAGGTATTGTTAAAATGCCTTATCGACAATTTGGTGCTTATAATATAATTGGAGGAGTTTTGTGGGTCGCCCTGTTCTTATCGGTGGGCTATTTTTTCGGACAGATTCCCTTTGTAAAAAATAATTTTTCGCTTGTGGTACTGGCAATTATCTGCATATCACTGCTTCCTCCAATAATAGAAGTACTAAAGGGGCGTTTCTCAAAGAGACAGAAATTACAATAG
- a CDS encoding CatA-like O-acetyltransferase, which translates to MKTRIDINNWPRKNHFQFFSSFEEPFFGINVQVDCSLAYSNAKSQNKSFFLYYLYRTLMACNAVENFKYRIIDGEVYLFDSVYAASTVNRPDNSFGFGYFKYNEDEAIFIEKALQEIKTVRASNTLLSTPWGENEIHFSALPWFNFTGLSHARAFSKKDSCPKISFGKLARGADGKMMMPISIHAHHGLMDAFHVSQLLEYFQDLLDQ; encoded by the coding sequence ATGAAAACCAGAATTGACATCAATAACTGGCCCCGGAAAAATCACTTTCAATTTTTTTCAAGTTTTGAAGAACCATTCTTTGGAATCAATGTGCAAGTAGACTGTAGCTTGGCTTATTCGAATGCCAAATCACAGAACAAATCATTCTTCCTATACTATCTATATCGTACATTGATGGCCTGCAATGCCGTAGAAAACTTCAAGTATAGAATTATAGATGGCGAGGTGTACCTCTTTGATAGCGTTTATGCTGCCTCCACGGTTAATAGGCCTGATAATAGCTTCGGATTCGGTTATTTCAAATACAATGAAGATGAAGCCATATTCATTGAAAAAGCACTACAAGAAATAAAGACCGTTAGAGCTAGCAACACACTGTTGTCAACACCCTGGGGAGAAAATGAAATTCATTTTTCTGCACTACCTTGGTTTAATTTCACTGGGTTATCGCATGCTCGCGCTTTCTCGAAAAAGGACTCCTGTCCGAAGATATCCTTCGGAAAACTAGCGAGAGGGGCAGACGGGAAAATGATGATGCCCATATCAATACATGCACACCATGGTTTAATGGATGCTTTCCATGTCTCACAACTTTTAGAATACTTCCAGGATCTACTGGATCAATAA
- a CDS encoding YicC/YloC family endoribonuclease, with translation MIKSMTGYGIGSADNGTVKYTVEIKSLNSKFLELNLRLPKAVSDKELFLRGECSKLIERGKVNINISTEYVDQTAKGASINAELLKSYYSTLQAIANQLGDTKANIFEQALNMPEVISHDDEVDEEEGNVLTSAFYAAVEKFNTFRKDEGNVLKQDLQHRVELILSHLTEVEAVEGSRIPLIRERINQYMEEAVGKENVDMNRFEQELVFYIEKLDITEEKVRLRSHCNYFIKALNGADSNGKKLGFISQEMGREINTLGSKANNAQIQQIVVKMKDELEKVKEQLLNVL, from the coding sequence ATGATAAAATCGATGACAGGATACGGTATTGGTTCTGCTGATAATGGAACCGTTAAATATACTGTAGAAATCAAATCTTTAAATTCCAAGTTCTTAGAACTTAATCTTCGTCTACCCAAAGCCGTTTCTGACAAGGAACTTTTCCTTCGTGGGGAATGTAGTAAGCTGATCGAGCGCGGTAAAGTGAATATCAATATTTCTACAGAATATGTTGATCAGACAGCTAAAGGAGCATCGATTAATGCAGAATTGTTGAAGTCCTACTATTCAACATTGCAAGCGATAGCAAATCAATTGGGGGATACTAAAGCAAACATCTTCGAGCAGGCACTAAATATGCCAGAAGTAATTAGCCACGATGACGAAGTGGATGAAGAAGAAGGTAATGTGCTTACTTCGGCTTTTTATGCCGCTGTGGAGAAATTCAACACCTTTAGAAAAGATGAAGGCAATGTGTTAAAGCAAGATTTGCAACATCGCGTCGAATTGATATTATCGCATTTAACAGAAGTAGAAGCTGTTGAAGGTAGCCGAATCCCATTGATACGTGAACGTATTAATCAGTATATGGAGGAAGCTGTAGGAAAAGAAAATGTTGATATGAATCGTTTCGAACAAGAGCTCGTCTTTTATATTGAGAAATTGGATATCACGGAAGAAAAAGTTCGTTTACGCAGTCACTGTAATTATTTTATCAAAGCATTAAACGGTGCAGATTCCAATGGAAAGAAATTGGGCTTTATTTCTCAGGAGATGGGAAGAGAGATCAATACCTTGGGTTCTAAAGCAAATAATGCTCAGATCCAACAGATTGTGGTAAAAATGAAAGATGAATTAGAAAAAGTAAAAGAGCAATTGCTTAACGTACTATAG
- the gmk gene encoding guanylate kinase, with protein sequence MNGKLLIFSAPSGAGKTTIVKRLLEKHSDKIAFSISASTREARGTEKDGIDYYFISKEDFLHKVAKQEFIEFEEVYSGTFYGTLRSEVERIWSEGKHVIFDIDVVGGLRLKSKFPDQALAIFVNPPSLEVLKERLTGRGTDSPEKLKERFAKAEHELSFASKFDVVLQNNDLDTACAEAEKLVLDFINA encoded by the coding sequence ATGAACGGTAAATTATTAATATTCTCTGCTCCCTCAGGTGCAGGAAAAACAACCATAGTTAAACGATTATTAGAAAAGCATAGTGATAAAATAGCTTTTTCCATTTCTGCTAGTACACGTGAAGCGCGCGGAACGGAGAAGGATGGAATTGATTATTATTTTATCTCCAAAGAGGACTTTCTTCATAAAGTAGCAAAACAAGAGTTTATTGAATTCGAAGAAGTTTATAGTGGCACTTTTTACGGAACGTTGCGATCAGAAGTAGAGCGCATCTGGAGTGAAGGGAAACACGTAATCTTTGATATTGATGTTGTTGGTGGGCTGCGTTTAAAATCAAAATTCCCGGATCAAGCGTTAGCGATTTTTGTGAACCCTCCATCTTTAGAAGTGCTAAAGGAAAGACTTACTGGTCGAGGAACCGATTCACCAGAAAAATTAAAGGAGCGTTTCGCTAAAGCGGAACACGAGCTTAGTTTTGCAAGCAAGTTTGATGTCGTGCTTCAAAACAATGATCTAGATACTGCCTGTGCGGAAGCCGAGAAACTAGTTTTAGATTTTATAAACGCTTAA
- a CDS encoding DedA family protein, which produces MEFIYTIIDFILHIDDHLVEIVNNYQTWTYLILFLIIFAETGFVVTPFLPGDSLLFATGAIIAKPETDLNVFVMWGLLMVAGILGDMVNYHIGKYFGPKAFSGKYKFLKKEYLEKTEKFYEKYGGKTIIYARFVPIIRTFAPFVAGVGSMSYAKFASYNVIGAVVWVTSFLFIGYFFGGLPIIKDNFTIVIFAIIILSMVPPIIEVIKEKYGKKKEAN; this is translated from the coding sequence TTGGAATTTATTTATACTATTATTGACTTTATTCTGCATATCGATGACCATCTGGTGGAAATCGTCAATAATTATCAAACTTGGACTTACTTAATCCTCTTCCTGATTATTTTTGCAGAAACAGGATTTGTTGTTACCCCATTTCTTCCTGGAGATTCCTTATTATTTGCAACAGGAGCGATTATCGCAAAACCAGAAACTGATCTAAACGTCTTTGTGATGTGGGGACTGTTAATGGTGGCAGGTATTTTAGGTGATATGGTGAATTACCATATCGGAAAATATTTTGGTCCGAAGGCCTTCAGTGGAAAATATAAATTCTTGAAAAAAGAATATCTAGAGAAAACAGAGAAATTCTACGAGAAATATGGTGGTAAAACGATCATTTATGCGCGTTTTGTTCCGATTATAAGAACCTTTGCTCCTTTCGTAGCAGGCGTTGGATCCATGTCATATGCAAAATTTGCTTCTTATAATGTTATTGGAGCTGTTGTATGGGTTACTTCATTCTTATTTATTGGATACTTCTTTGGAGGTTTACCTATTATCAAGGATAACTTTACTATCGTGATATTCGCTATTATCATCCTATCGATGGTACCGCCAATAATCGAAGTAATAAAAGAAAAATACGGAAAAAAGAAGGAAGCCAATTAG
- a CDS encoding PSP1 domain-containing protein has protein sequence MTSGCNKLDIYDWLVDMDLPSNYKPFDIVEVRFKGSRKEFFVNTDNIYLEMGEMVAVEPNTGGYDIGHVSLTGELVRLQLKKNNTKAEDVVKKIYRKANENDVAKYEMAKDLEWETMHRARNLALELGLSMKISDVDYQGDKTKATFYYTAEGRVDFRELIKRMAEAFRIRIEMRQIGMRQEASRLGGIGSCGRELCCSTWLTDFKTVSTSAARYQNLSLNTLKLAGQCGKLKCCLNFELDSYMDALKDIPSNIERIETEIGVAYLQKIDIFKKTMWFSYPRAENWIPLSAEKVKEFAAMNAEGKKPAELGIVPDDEDEKEVAPDYENVVGQDSLTRLDDRNKKKRKKKKKSPNAAADKQEGTPKPKQETNSTAKPENRRPQQKSANSANNDGQPVKAQDGEAKDVNQAPRPKKRPNNNRNRRNNKPQDGGPKPEN, from the coding sequence ATGACCAGCGGATGTAATAAATTAGATATATACGATTGGCTAGTTGATATGGACTTGCCATCAAATTATAAACCGTTTGATATTGTAGAAGTTAGATTTAAAGGTTCTCGAAAAGAGTTTTTTGTCAATACGGACAATATTTATTTAGAGATGGGGGAGATGGTGGCTGTAGAACCTAATACAGGTGGTTACGATATAGGTCACGTATCATTAACAGGCGAATTGGTTCGCCTACAACTCAAGAAAAATAATACAAAAGCGGAAGACGTTGTTAAGAAAATCTATCGGAAAGCGAATGAAAATGACGTAGCCAAATATGAAATGGCTAAAGATTTGGAATGGGAAACGATGCACCGAGCACGTAACTTAGCCTTAGAGCTGGGTCTTTCTATGAAGATCTCCGACGTCGACTATCAGGGAGACAAAACCAAAGCTACGTTTTATTATACAGCAGAAGGTCGTGTCGATTTTCGTGAATTGATTAAGCGTATGGCTGAGGCCTTCCGAATCCGTATCGAAATGAGACAGATCGGGATGCGTCAAGAGGCTAGCCGTTTAGGTGGTATTGGTAGCTGTGGTCGTGAATTATGCTGTTCAACTTGGTTAACGGACTTTAAAACTGTTTCAACGTCAGCTGCGCGCTATCAAAATCTATCCCTCAATACACTTAAATTAGCTGGGCAATGTGGTAAACTTAAATGTTGCTTAAACTTTGAGCTCGATAGTTATATGGATGCGTTAAAAGATATTCCTTCGAATATCGAGCGTATTGAAACGGAAATAGGCGTCGCGTACTTACAAAAGATCGACATCTTTAAAAAGACGATGTGGTTCTCATACCCGAGAGCAGAGAACTGGATTCCATTATCTGCTGAGAAGGTCAAAGAATTCGCTGCGATGAATGCTGAGGGTAAGAAACCTGCCGAATTGGGTATCGTTCCGGACGATGAAGACGAAAAAGAAGTTGCTCCAGATTACGAAAATGTTGTAGGTCAAGATAGTTTGACCCGCTTAGACGATCGTAATAAGAAAAAGAGGAAGAAGAAGAAAAAGAGCCCAAATGCTGCGGCCGATAAACAAGAAGGAACGCCGAAGCCGAAGCAAGAAACAAATTCTACAGCGAAGCCGGAGAATCGACGTCCTCAACAAAAGTCTGCAAATAGTGCAAACAACGATGGACAGCCTGTCAAGGCACAAGACGGAGAAGCTAAAGATGTAAATCAAGCTCCTCGGCCTAAAAAACGTCCAAACAACAATAGAAATAGAAGAAATAATAAACCTCAGGATGGAGGTCCAAAACCAGAAAACTAA